The genomic window TCGTTGCTGCCATGTACTTATATTTCCGTTTGTTATGAACCGGATAAACCGGCCATCCTGCGGAACACAGGATTTATGTTTAGTGTTGTTGTGACCACCCTTACCTACACGATAACGGCTTGATATTAAGGTCGTTGCAACTTCTTCCCGACCACAGTCACCAGCGGTAACCCAGCCGAAAAGAGGCGGAAAGATACCAAATGCCTGTTGCTGTGCAATCCTTTATTTTCAATCAGCTATCTCACTTCGGAGCTACGATTTGGCCGGAGCAGCTAACACTTCATGGATGGTGTTCAGCAATACTTCCGCCGTGTAAGGCTTGGGCAAGAAATGAGCAACCCCCAAGCCGCTGGCCTGGGCCACCTTGCTGTTGGCATTGATGCCGCTGGCCCCGATGATCCGCAAGTCCGGGTTAAGCCGTTTTAATACTTGGATGGTCGCCGGACCATCCATGATGGGCATCATCATGTCCGTCAGCACGAGGGCTACCTCCTTCTGATGCTTCACATACTCTGAGATCGCCTCCGAGCCATCCACTGCCAACAGCACCTTGTAGCCGAAGGCTTCCAAGGTTTGCTTGGTTATCTGGCGGATGGATATCTCATCATCCACCACCAAGACCGTCTCCCCCTTTCCGCGCGGCAGTTTCACTTCACCTGTCGTGGTTTCAGTGGCACAGGAGGTGCCTTCAGCCGGCAGATAAATGCTGAACTTCGCCCCCATGCCTGGTTCGCTATACACCCGGATAAAACCTCCATGCCCCTTCACAATGGCTTGCACAGTGGACAACCCCAGCCCGGTTCCCTTGCCCACCTCTTTCGTCGTGAAGAACGGATCGAAGATGCTGTCGATGATATTTTTCGGTATGCCGGTGCCGGAATCTTCCACTTCGATCTTCAGATAAGGGCCTTCACGCGCCTCGATGTTCATCGCTACGTATTGGGAGTCCGCCATCATGTTATCGGCCATGATGGTGATCTGCCCGCCATCCGGCATGGCGTCACGCGCGTTCACGCACAGATTCAGCAACACCTGGTGCAACTGCGTGGGGTCCGCCTTGAGCACCCACAAGTCCTTGCTCACTCGGCTCTGCAACCGGATGTTCTTCGGGAACGTCTCATTCGTGATCTTGATGATGTCACGGATCAGGTGCTTGGCCTGCACCTCAACGCGCCGTCCCTCCAAGCCGCGCGCGAAGGACAACACCTGCCCCACCATCGCCGCACCGCGACTCGCGCTGGTCTCAATCGTATCCAGTATCCGCACCCGATCCGGATCCGCCTCCTCCAGCTTGAGCAAGTTGGCAGACATGATGATCGGCGCGAGCACATTGTTTAGATCGTGAGCGATACCGCCCGCCAGCGTGCCGATGCTTTCCATCCGTTGCGTGCGCAGGAACTGGCGTTCCAGTTTCTTGCGCTGGGTGATGTCCGTATTGATCGCCAGGATTGATTTGGGCTGGCCTGCTTCATCCCGCACCAAGGTCCAGCGCGCTTCCACCACGATATCCGCTCCAGCCTTGGTCTTCTGATCGATCTCGCCGACCCATTCCCCCTGTTTCAAAACGGCAGCCGTCGCCGCCTTGAACGCCGTGTCGTCTTTGTACAAAAACTCAGGCAAAGGCCGCCCCATGACTTCCTCCGCCGTCCAGCCATAGACCCGTTCCGCGCTTTTGTTCCAGAAGAGCACCCGATGCTCCAGATCACGGACCAAAATGGCGTCCTGCGCCTTGTCCAGCAACGTGGCTTGTTCGCGCAATTTCTCCTCGGCGACCCTTCGCTCGCTGATATCCGTGATCCCGCCGATCATCCTGATCGCCTTGCCTTCCTCATCCCGCAAAATGTAGCCGCGATCCAACACATAGGCATAGGAACCATCCTTGCGCCGGAAACGATACTCATCCGTCCAACTCGACTCGCCTTTATCAATCGCCGCATGGATTCCATCCACCACCCGGGCATGATCCTCCGGGTGCAACCGGTTCGTCCAAGACTCGATCGACGGCTCCACTTCACGCCGTTGAAAACCGAAGAGCGTCTCAAAGCTCTGCCCCCACCACAGCGTGTTCACCACCAGATCCCAATCCCAGATGGCATCCTTCGTGGCCTTGGCCACCAACTGAAACCGTTCTTCATTGACCCGTATCAACTCCGCCGCCCGCTTGCGCTCTGTGATGTCCCGGGAGATGCCGACCAATCCTATGATCTTCCCATCCACGTCGCGATACGGGGCTTTTGTCGCCAGATAAGTGCGGGTCACCCCGGCGGCTGTCAGCACATCTTCCGTCGTAAGCACCTCTCCGGACTCGATCACCCGCATGTCACTGGTTTTGATCACCAGCACATCCGCCAGGGAGAAGATGGCGGTGTCATCCTTGCCCAAGACCTCCGCCGCACTGCGCCCGACCAGCCGCGCCGCACCTTCATTGAACAGCAGGTAACGCCCTTGCATATCCTTCACGAAGATCGCATCCGGCGAATTGTCCGCCACCGCCCGTAACAATTCCGTCGAGCGCCGCAATTCCATTTCCGCCCGCCGCTTCTCCGTGATGTCCGTGCCGATGCTCAGGATTTCCTGCACCCTGCCCTGTTCATCCTGCACGATGCGGTTTGTCCACGAGACCCAGACTCGTTCCCCATTGCGCCGGATGTTCTCGTTGACGTTCTGTTCAAACGCCTTCGGGTCCGCGCAGATCTGCTCCATCAAATACTGCAAATCGCGGCCGCTGCTTTCCGTGCTCGGCACGATCGTCTCCAACAAATGCCGCCCCGCTATCTCCTCCGCAGTATAACCGAAAAAGCGCAACCCGAACTCGTTCATCAAGGTGATCTTGCCCTCGGAATTCATCCGTAAGATGATGCTGTTGGCATTCTCCACCAGCTCGCGATACTTCTGTTCGCTGGCCGTCAAGCGGTCTAGCGCCAGCTTACGTTGCGTTCGCTCGATCGAGAGCAACAGGACACCTTCATCCACCGGCTGCACCCGCAGATCAAACCAGCCCCTGGTGCCGTCCTTGAATTGGAATTCCACCTCCTCCTGCCCGGGCAAACGCTCCTTCAAACCGCGCTCGATCAACGCATAAAACGGTGCCTGTTCAATCCCCGGCCAGACCTCCGTTATTTTGCGACCCAACAAGTCTGACTTGGGCCGCCGGTTATGAGCCACCGCCGCATCATTGACATAAAGGAAACGCCCATCAAAACCGACCAGCTGGCAACCCTCCAAGATGCTGTCCAAGGTCGTGCGATAACGGTGTTCACTCACCCGCAAGGCCGCTTCCGCCAGCTTGCGCTCCGAAACATCGATACCCACCCCCACCAAACACAGGCGATTACTGAACTCCACCTTGCGCCCGGTGAAAAAGTAAGGCGTCGTCCGCCCGTCCTTCGCCAAAAAAAGAGCTTCCACGCTGGATTCACCCTTCGTGAAAACCTCCGCGATCCGTTCCTCGATCAACCCCTTGTCTCCCTTGGTAAAGAAATCCAGTGGATGCATCCCTGCGATTTCCTCTGCACTATACCCGGAGACTTTTTCGAAGTTTTTATTCCAGCGCAGGAACTGCCCCTCCATGTCGTAAAAGTACAGGATGCCCGGCATGCTCTCCACCATCATGTCGGAAAACATCCGTTCCTCCCGCGCCAGCGCCTCCCCTTCCAGACGCGCTTGCCGCCGGGCCAGATCATCCAAAGACTCTCCCATACTCATTACCCTTATACCGTGGCAACAATGCCAAACCGCTCCTGCATTTCAGCTTGCGAC from Verrucomicrobiia bacterium includes these protein-coding regions:
- a CDS encoding PAS domain S-box protein; the encoded protein is MGESLDDLARRQARLEGEALAREERMFSDMMVESMPGILYFYDMEGQFLRWNKNFEKVSGYSAEEIAGMHPLDFFTKGDKGLIEERIAEVFTKGESSVEALFLAKDGRTTPYFFTGRKVEFSNRLCLVGVGIDVSERKLAEAALRVSEHRYRTTLDSILEGCQLVGFDGRFLYVNDAAVAHNRRPKSDLLGRKITEVWPGIEQAPFYALIERGLKERLPGQEEVEFQFKDGTRGWFDLRVQPVDEGVLLLSIERTQRKLALDRLTASEQKYRELVENANSIILRMNSEGKITLMNEFGLRFFGYTAEEIAGRHLLETIVPSTESSGRDLQYLMEQICADPKAFEQNVNENIRRNGERVWVSWTNRIVQDEQGRVQEILSIGTDITEKRRAEMELRRSTELLRAVADNSPDAIFVKDMQGRYLLFNEGAARLVGRSAAEVLGKDDTAIFSLADVLVIKTSDMRVIESGEVLTTEDVLTAAGVTRTYLATKAPYRDVDGKIIGLVGISRDITERKRAAELIRVNEERFQLVAKATKDAIWDWDLVVNTLWWGQSFETLFGFQRREVEPSIESWTNRLHPEDHARVVDGIHAAIDKGESSWTDEYRFRRKDGSYAYVLDRGYILRDEEGKAIRMIGGITDISERRVAEEKLREQATLLDKAQDAILVRDLEHRVLFWNKSAERVYGWTAEEVMGRPLPEFLYKDDTAFKAATAAVLKQGEWVGEIDQKTKAGADIVVEARWTLVRDEAGQPKSILAINTDITQRKKLERQFLRTQRMESIGTLAGGIAHDLNNVLAPIIMSANLLKLEEADPDRVRILDTIETSASRGAAMVGQVLSFARGLEGRRVEVQAKHLIRDIIKITNETFPKNIRLQSRVSKDLWVLKADPTQLHQVLLNLCVNARDAMPDGGQITIMADNMMADSQYVAMNIEAREGPYLKIEVEDSGTGIPKNIIDSIFDPFFTTKEVGKGTGLGLSTVQAIVKGHGGFIRVYSEPGMGAKFSIYLPAEGTSCATETTTGEVKLPRGKGETVLVVDDEISIRQITKQTLEAFGYKVLLAVDGSEAISEYVKHQKEVALVLTDMMMPIMDGPATIQVLKRLNPDLRIIGASGINANSKVAQASGLGVAHFLPKPYTAEVLLNTIHEVLAAPAKS